The following coding sequences are from one bacterium SCSIO 12741 window:
- a CDS encoding histidine kinase: MLGELNRAKWKYWVYHLLFYALLFGVFALDGRHEVIEFSDLPFFLFYTLVAAVINYVLIPRFFYTKKLGLFWGLLAILMLILYVAEEMVLEPLFVGGKRAAHISNVFFTLFSILPILFMMVGFKLALDALQKQQELEELKGLVKESELRYLKSQINPHFLFNHLNNLYSYAIEQSPKTPGIILELSSVLRYMLYDCKEDYVPLSKEMDHLKNFTALSELQIEQRGKVNYSAHLNTGPFKIAPLLLSVFVENAFKHSVASQAEDIEIDIQVEVDEGGQLRFSCSNSYQQTSNTDSLSQGIGLHNVKKRLHLLYPDRHTLDIDSSQEQFRVHLTLQLEAL; encoded by the coding sequence ATGCTGGGGGAATTAAATCGGGCTAAGTGGAAGTACTGGGTGTATCACCTGTTATTCTATGCTTTGCTTTTTGGCGTGTTTGCGCTGGATGGTCGCCATGAGGTGATCGAGTTTAGTGATTTGCCCTTTTTTCTGTTCTACACCTTGGTCGCCGCAGTGATCAACTATGTACTTATTCCCCGGTTCTTTTACACCAAAAAATTAGGACTCTTTTGGGGGCTTTTGGCCATTCTGATGCTCATCCTCTATGTGGCTGAAGAGATGGTGCTCGAACCTCTGTTTGTAGGAGGGAAGAGGGCTGCTCACATATCCAATGTTTTCTTTACGCTCTTCAGCATTTTGCCCATTCTGTTTATGATGGTGGGCTTCAAGCTGGCTCTTGATGCCCTTCAAAAGCAGCAGGAATTGGAGGAGCTTAAAGGGTTGGTTAAGGAGAGTGAATTGCGGTACCTGAAGTCTCAGATCAATCCCCATTTTTTGTTCAATCACTTGAATAATCTGTATTCCTATGCCATAGAACAATCGCCCAAAACGCCCGGTATTATTCTTGAGTTGTCCTCCGTTTTGCGTTACATGCTCTACGATTGCAAAGAAGATTATGTGCCTCTGTCCAAGGAAATGGATCACCTGAAGAATTTTACGGCACTTAGTGAATTGCAAATTGAGCAAAGGGGAAAGGTGAACTACTCGGCCCATTTGAACACAGGCCCATTTAAAATTGCCCCATTGCTATTATCGGTATTTGTGGAAAATGCCTTTAAACACAGCGTAGCAAGCCAGGCGGAGGACATTGAAATTGATATTCAGGTGGAAGTTGATGAAGGTGGGCAGCTTCGCTTTTCTTGCTCCAATAGCTATCAGCAAACATCCAACACGGATAGCCTGTCTCAAGGTATTGGATTGCACAATGTGAAAAAGCGCTTACATTTACTTTATCCCGATCGGCATACCTTGGATATTGATTCTTCTCAGGAGCAATTTCGGGTACATTTAACCTTGCAATTAGAAGCTTTATAG
- a CDS encoding response regulator transcription factor, with the protein MEDHFRKSEYSSGHKIGGILRQMHQLDAQNLEKMEHQLARFQFTKAVMEDNLRLTATSTTAQSSLPAFGWGLLCGLGLGGLLLWIVGPWERLTLPTWNRSSIAHPSKPSPTNDQRLTDRELEVLQLMADAKSNPEIADALFISKNTAKTHVANILGKLEAVNRQQAVNRAQEMNLIIKRRNGKTVPTSSLGMGIGILLALSLLSPNALAQGQLKNETDCSFLVKVNILEAGECRLNGDGPLVKLLPHQVIDLPPIPTGSHIPAYGIEEVNTIINEARIAGDPSCNFRSIIGSYGSCAVTLKYHQGALLITN; encoded by the coding sequence ATGGAGGATCATTTTCGAAAGTCCGAGTATTCTTCGGGTCACAAAATCGGCGGAATTCTTCGGCAAATGCACCAGTTGGATGCCCAGAATCTGGAGAAAATGGAACATCAATTGGCGCGGTTTCAATTTACCAAGGCGGTAATGGAGGACAACTTGCGGCTTACGGCAACGAGTACCACTGCTCAATCATCCTTACCTGCTTTTGGATGGGGATTGCTCTGCGGATTAGGTTTAGGCGGCTTACTACTCTGGATAGTAGGCCCGTGGGAAAGACTAACACTACCCACCTGGAATCGCTCATCCATTGCCCATCCTTCCAAACCGAGCCCCACCAACGACCAACGACTTACGGATCGCGAACTGGAGGTTTTACAACTGATGGCCGATGCCAAATCCAACCCGGAAATTGCGGATGCGCTTTTTATTTCCAAGAATACGGCCAAAACCCACGTGGCTAATATTCTGGGTAAACTGGAGGCTGTAAACCGCCAACAAGCCGTGAACAGAGCCCAGGAAATGAACTTGATCATTAAACGCCGCAACGGGAAAACCGTACCTACTTCCTCATTGGGAATGGGCATTGGTATTTTGCTGGCACTCTCCCTTTTGAGTCCCAATGCCCTCGCTCAGGGGCAACTCAAAAACGAGACTGACTGTAGTTTCCTGGTCAAGGTAAACATTCTGGAGGCTGGAGAATGCCGATTAAATGGAGATGGGCCTCTGGTGAAACTACTGCCGCATCAGGTAATAGATTTACCTCCTATTCCCACAGGAAGTCATATTCCGGCCTATGGCATTGAGGAAGTGAACACGATCATAAACGAAGCTCGAATTGCCGGAGATCCATCCTGTAACTTTCGCAGTATTATTGGGTCTTACGGTAGCTGCGCCGTTACTTTAAAATACCATCAAGGCGCCCTGTTGATTACGAATTGA
- a CDS encoding response regulator transcription factor: MVQTCIIIEDQPPAQRILQKYIQDIGSLELKETFNDAMSALPYLQQHPVDLIFLDIHLPKLSGMEFLKTLSDPPQVILTTAFSEYALESYEYNVADYLLKPFSFLRFVQAVNKTLPLSRHSETGTKIVPEAMKQSFFIKSGYDLIRVESSNILFIQSDSDYTELITLDQKHLSSEPLKYWLSKLGEGFIQVHRSYLVNAARVTKVSGNQIYLEGGHVIPIGRAYKDLLRDFLQD; encoded by the coding sequence ATGGTTCAAACGTGTATTATTATCGAGGATCAGCCACCGGCTCAGCGTATACTACAGAAATATATTCAGGATATTGGGTCACTTGAGTTAAAGGAAACATTTAACGATGCAATGAGTGCTTTGCCTTACCTGCAACAGCATCCGGTAGACTTGATTTTTCTCGACATTCACCTGCCCAAGCTATCGGGAATGGAGTTTCTCAAAACGCTGAGCGATCCACCCCAGGTAATCCTCACCACGGCCTTTTCGGAATATGCTTTGGAGAGTTACGAATACAACGTAGCCGACTATTTACTCAAGCCATTCTCCTTCCTCCGTTTCGTACAAGCGGTAAACAAAACCTTGCCACTCTCCAGGCATAGTGAAACGGGAACCAAGATTGTTCCTGAGGCGATGAAGCAGAGTTTTTTCATCAAATCCGGATATGACCTCATTCGAGTAGAGAGTTCCAACATTCTTTTCATTCAATCCGATTCCGATTACACAGAACTAATCACCCTGGATCAAAAGCACCTTAGCAGCGAGCCGCTTAAGTATTGGCTTTCTAAACTGGGGGAGGGATTCATTCAGGTACACCGGTCCTACCTCGTGAATGCGGCCAGGGTGACTAAGGTCTCTGGAAATCAGATTTACTTAGAGGGAGGCCACGTTATTCCCATAGGAAGGGCTTACAAAGATCTGTTACGCGATTTTTTACAGGATTGA
- the katG gene encoding catalase/peroxidase HPI has protein sequence MKRIVFTAAILGLLVSCNDPKNSENMEHKGGCPFGFDKGKSSGQIIQGEGTTNKDWWPNRLDLSILRQHSQLSNPMGDEFDYSKAFNNLDYDQLKKDIDSVLTDSQEWWPADYGNYGPLFIRMAWHSAGTYRTADGRGGSRAGQQRFAPLNSWPDNANLDKARRLLWPIKQKYGNQISWADLMILTGNVALENMGFKTLGFAGGRADVWEPESNVYWGSENEWLGDKRYSGDRELEKPLAAVQMGLIYVNPEGPNGNPDPVAAAIDIRETFGRMGMNDEETVALIAGGHTLGKTHGAASGDHLGANPESAGLEEQGMGWKSDYGTGKGKDAITSGLEVIWTPTPTRWNHSFLSTLFHYDWELTESPGGGHQWVAKGADAVFPDAFDPDKKHKPTMLTTDLSLRFDPVYEKISRRFMENPEEFDAAFARAWFKLTHRDMGPKSTYLGPEAPTQDFIWQDPIPVRTYELINDQDITALKEVILRSDISQREMITTAWASASTFRISDRRGGANGARIRLEPQVNWVCNNPTELKRVLAVYEEIQREFNARNSNRQVSMADLIVLGGNVGIELAAQKAGYPVSMPFTPGRTDATQEQTDTESINLLEPMADGFRNYQETEYTLKTEQLLVDKAQLLTLTAPEMTVLLGGMRVLDANFNGSSLGVLTRTPGALTNDFFRNLLDMNTQWRATSESKLEFEGRNRNTGDYQWTATRADLIFGSNSELRAIAEVYASDDAREKMVHDFVDAWTKVMNLDRFDLND, from the coding sequence ATGAAAAGAATCGTATTTACTGCAGCTATACTGGGACTTCTGGTAAGTTGTAATGACCCTAAAAACTCAGAAAACATGGAACACAAAGGTGGATGTCCCTTCGGTTTTGATAAAGGCAAATCCAGCGGACAAATAATCCAGGGAGAAGGAACTACTAACAAGGACTGGTGGCCCAACCGCTTGGACCTAAGTATTCTTCGCCAGCACTCTCAACTCTCTAACCCAATGGGAGACGAGTTTGACTACTCGAAGGCATTCAACAACTTGGATTATGATCAACTCAAAAAAGACATTGACTCCGTTTTGACTGACTCCCAGGAATGGTGGCCAGCCGACTATGGAAACTACGGTCCTCTTTTCATCCGCATGGCCTGGCACAGTGCAGGTACGTATAGAACAGCCGATGGTCGCGGTGGGTCTCGAGCCGGACAGCAGCGCTTTGCTCCGCTCAACAGCTGGCCGGATAACGCCAACCTGGATAAAGCCCGAAGATTGCTTTGGCCGATCAAGCAGAAATACGGCAACCAGATCTCCTGGGCAGACTTGATGATTCTAACCGGAAATGTGGCTTTGGAAAACATGGGCTTTAAAACCCTGGGCTTTGCCGGAGGACGCGCAGATGTATGGGAACCTGAAAGCAATGTGTATTGGGGCTCCGAAAACGAATGGTTGGGCGACAAGCGTTATTCCGGTGATCGTGAATTGGAAAAGCCCCTGGCCGCCGTTCAAATGGGACTTATATACGTGAATCCGGAAGGCCCCAATGGGAACCCTGACCCCGTGGCAGCTGCTATCGACATTCGCGAAACCTTTGGCCGTATGGGTATGAATGACGAAGAAACCGTTGCCTTGATTGCGGGTGGCCACACTTTGGGGAAAACCCACGGAGCAGCTTCTGGCGATCATTTGGGAGCCAATCCCGAATCGGCTGGACTGGAAGAGCAAGGCATGGGCTGGAAGAGTGATTATGGAACCGGAAAAGGAAAAGACGCCATTACCTCGGGTCTGGAAGTGATCTGGACCCCTACTCCTACCCGGTGGAACCACAGCTTTTTGTCTACCCTATTTCATTATGATTGGGAATTGACCGAAAGTCCTGGAGGTGGACACCAATGGGTGGCTAAGGGCGCCGATGCCGTATTTCCAGATGCCTTTGATCCGGACAAAAAACACAAACCCACCATGTTAACCACCGATTTATCCCTTCGATTTGATCCGGTTTATGAAAAGATATCCCGCAGATTTATGGAGAACCCGGAGGAATTTGATGCCGCATTTGCCCGGGCTTGGTTTAAACTTACCCACCGCGATATGGGGCCAAAATCCACCTACTTAGGTCCAGAAGCTCCTACCCAGGACTTTATCTGGCAGGATCCCATTCCTGTTCGTACTTACGAGTTAATTAATGATCAGGACATAACTGCACTAAAGGAAGTCATTCTTCGCTCCGATATTTCTCAACGGGAAATGATAACCACGGCTTGGGCTTCGGCTTCTACCTTCCGCATCTCAGATCGTCGCGGAGGAGCCAATGGTGCCCGTATTCGATTGGAACCCCAGGTAAATTGGGTCTGCAACAATCCCACGGAGCTTAAAAGGGTGTTGGCGGTTTATGAAGAAATTCAACGGGAATTCAATGCGCGGAACTCCAACCGTCAGGTTTCTATGGCTGATCTCATTGTTTTGGGTGGAAATGTGGGAATCGAGTTGGCAGCCCAAAAAGCAGGCTATCCGGTAAGCATGCCCTTTACACCTGGACGAACCGATGCTACCCAAGAACAAACGGACACGGAAAGCATCAATTTGCTGGAGCCGATGGCAGATGGCTTTAGAAACTACCAGGAAACGGAATACACACTAAAGACCGAGCAACTATTGGTGGATAAGGCCCAGTTGCTCACCTTGACGGCACCTGAAATGACCGTATTACTTGGTGGAATGCGCGTATTGGACGCCAACTTCAACGGTTCCAGTCTCGGCGTTTTAACCCGAACTCCAGGAGCATTGACCAATGACTTCTTTAGAAATCTATTGGATATGAATACCCAATGGCGAGCCACATCCGAAAGCAAACTTGAGTTTGAAGGACGAAATCGCAATACAGGAGATTACCAATGGACAGCTACCCGCGCAGATTTGATCTTTGGCTCCAATTCTGAACTGCGCGCCATTGCGGAAGTATATGCCAGCGACGACGCCCGAGAAAAAATGGTGCACGATTTTGTGGATGCCTGGACAAAGGTGATGAACCTCGATCGATTTGATTTGAACGACTAA